The following proteins are co-located in the Microcystis wesenbergii NRERC-220 genome:
- a CDS encoding DUF1361 domain-containing protein: MIWTDLTIILTRDWWHNAWQLFNLSTGRIVWNSFLAFIPFILSFWLFPTTLDRSLVWWLILLVFLLFLPNAPYILTDSIHLISYIQQDYAKSLIFLVLIPQYSIFIFVGFQLYVLSLLNLKSYCQQSQLNSAVLPLEITLHFLSAIGIYLGRFLRLNSWYLITQPQQLFWSLQNLLTQKSLIFIPVCFLIIWLLYEINKRLYNRFFASCENN, from the coding sequence ATGATTTGGACAGATTTAACGATAATTTTAACTAGGGATTGGTGGCACAATGCTTGGCAATTATTTAACCTTAGTACCGGGAGGATTGTCTGGAATTCTTTTCTGGCCTTTATCCCCTTTATCCTCAGCTTTTGGTTATTTCCGACTACCCTCGATCGTTCCCTAGTCTGGTGGTTAATTCTCTTAGTTTTCCTGCTTTTTTTACCCAATGCTCCCTACATTCTCACCGATAGTATTCATTTAATCTCTTATATTCAGCAGGATTACGCCAAAAGTTTAATTTTTTTAGTTTTAATTCCCCAGTATAGTATCTTTATTTTTGTTGGCTTTCAGCTATACGTTCTCTCCTTACTTAATTTAAAAAGTTATTGTCAGCAAAGTCAGCTAAATTCAGCAGTTTTACCCCTAGAAATAACTCTCCATTTTTTAAGTGCGATCGGTATCTATCTAGGGCGTTTTCTCCGGCTGAATAGTTGGTATCTAATCACTCAACCGCAGCAACTATTCTGGAGTTTGCAGAATTTACTGACTCAAAAATCTTTGATATTTATCCCTGTCTGTTTTTTAATTATTTGGTTACTATACGAGATCAACAAAAGACTTTACAATCGATTTTTTGCCTCCTGCGAGAATAACTAG
- a CDS encoding acyl-CoA thioesterase, with amino-acid sequence MPYERLIYLADTDAAGVVYFAHLLSICHEAYEFSLAQFGINIKDFFKDSPVALPITQAEIQFFRPLFCGDRIQIDFTARSLSENEFELQYKIYFAEIMVGKAKTRHVCIAPTTRERIPFPESLKNWLGYLSTLEETGI; translated from the coding sequence ATGCCCTATGAACGCCTAATTTATCTGGCCGATACCGATGCGGCCGGTGTGGTTTACTTTGCCCATCTTCTCTCGATCTGTCATGAAGCCTACGAGTTTTCTTTAGCACAATTTGGCATCAATATCAAGGATTTTTTCAAAGATTCTCCGGTTGCCCTACCGATTACTCAAGCGGAAATCCAGTTTTTTCGGCCCCTTTTTTGTGGTGATCGCATACAAATTGATTTCACTGCCCGATCCCTGAGCGAAAACGAGTTTGAATTGCAGTATAAAATTTATTTCGCTGAAATCATGGTCGGAAAAGCAAAAACCCGCCATGTCTGCATCGCTCCCACCACTAGAGAAAGAATCCCTTTCCCGGAATCTTTAAAAAATTGGTTAGGATATTTATCAACCCTAGAGGAGACTGGTATTTAA
- a CDS encoding cofactor assembly of complex C subunit B: MDTPVLSSTFFLTLLLMVGLFFFIRGSVKERIEQRVYLTSTSDDQLLEQLRDYFDRRSYQVKAIEPEQNIVRLQGFVPPSPFLAIFLTILAALGLFCFSLVLSVLFPDTNPYIFALVALSPLAGVFYWQKVGRLEEVAFKVESKSQQTELTVKAHRDELRQLQDSLTFLERQ; encoded by the coding sequence ATGGATACCCCCGTTCTTTCCTCAACTTTTTTTCTGACTCTCCTGCTCATGGTGGGATTATTCTTTTTTATTCGCGGTTCCGTCAAAGAGCGTATCGAACAGCGTGTCTATCTTACCAGTACCAGTGACGACCAACTATTAGAACAACTGCGAGATTATTTTGACCGACGTTCCTATCAAGTCAAAGCGATCGAACCCGAACAGAATATTGTCAGATTACAGGGTTTTGTGCCGCCTAGCCCCTTTCTAGCGATATTTTTGACAATTTTGGCGGCCTTGGGTTTATTTTGCTTCTCACTGGTGTTATCGGTGTTATTTCCCGATACTAATCCCTATATTTTTGCTCTTGTGGCTTTATCTCCCCTCGCCGGTGTTTTCTATTGGCAAAAAGTCGGCCGTTTAGAAGAAGTGGCTTTTAAAGTGGAAAGCAAATCTCAGCAAACGGAATTAACTGTCAAAGCCCATCGGGACGAGTTAAGACAACTACAAGATAGTTTAACCTTTCTGGAAAGACAATAA
- a CDS encoding DNA phosphorothioation-associated protein 4 has protein sequence MSIHRVRIARDKGEFVQSLVNFNQGIGPFQTYADVIAFAAALGVRYQERVAIENVAKEPSPINLEIFISRGYDTLIKLLAVNEFQDTKILSPHGVDSEALRVTIFEEYANAGLARLERELRGAVDYTERLLLIISQERFRDITATTEFDLGRFL, from the coding sequence ATGTCCATTCATCGAGTGCGTATTGCTAGAGATAAAGGGGAATTTGTCCAGTCCTTAGTTAATTTTAATCAGGGAATTGGACCCTTTCAAACCTATGCTGATGTCATCGCTTTTGCGGCGGCTTTAGGGGTAAGATATCAAGAGAGGGTGGCGATAGAAAATGTAGCGAAGGAACCCTCACCTATTAACCTGGAAATTTTTATTTCTCGTGGCTACGATACCCTAATCAAATTATTGGCAGTCAATGAATTCCAAGATACAAAAATTCTTTCTCCCCACGGGGTAGATTCAGAAGCTTTGCGAGTGACAATTTTCGAGGAATATGCTAACGCCGGTTTAGCAAGATTAGAACGAGAATTGCGCGGTGCGGTGGATTATACTGAAAGATTATTGTTAATTATCAGTCAAGAACGTTTTCGAGACATTACTGCCACAACCGAATTCGATTTAGGCAGATTTTTGTAG